From a single Buchnera aphidicola (Aphis craccivora) genomic region:
- the gloB gene encoding hydroxyacylglutathione hydrolase — MILTNIFALKDNYIWILYNKSNSCIIIDPGISNLVIKKISEKKLNPKAILITHYHKDHIDGVNEILKKYPKITVFGPKNTKNYNIHKIVKGGDKIHLLANDIDVISTPGHTLNHISYYLKPYLFCGDTIFSAGCGRVFKNNYLNMYHSIQLIRLFPGNTILCCSHEYTLSNLIFSMNLLPKDHNIKRYYKKVQKKIFLKKNIFPFYLYNERKINIFLRTDDFYLKKWIGFKKNKDSFEIFCYLRKSKDLFGAKRD, encoded by the coding sequence ATGATTTTAACAAATATATTTGCATTAAAAGATAATTACATTTGGATTCTGTATAATAAAAGTAATTCTTGTATAATTATTGATCCGGGTATATCAAATCTTGTAATAAAAAAAATTAGTGAAAAAAAATTAAATCCTAAAGCGATTTTAATAACTCACTATCATAAAGATCATATAGATGGGGTAAATGAAATTTTAAAAAAGTATCCTAAAATTACTGTTTTTGGCCCTAAAAATACAAAAAATTATAATATTCATAAAATTGTTAAAGGAGGGGATAAAATACATTTATTAGCAAATGATATTGATGTTATTTCTACCCCAGGTCATACATTAAATCATATTTCATATTACTTAAAACCATATTTATTTTGCGGAGATACTATTTTTTCAGCTGGGTGTGGTCGAGTTTTTAAAAATAATTATTTAAATATGTATCATTCTATACAATTAATCAGATTATTTCCGGGTAATACTATTTTATGTTGTTCTCATGAATATACGTTATCTAATTTAATTTTTTCTATGAATTTATTACCAAAAGACCATAATATTAAGCGTTATTACAAGAAAGTTCAAAAAAAAATTTTTTTAAAAAAAAACATTTTTCCATTCTATCTCTATAATGAGAGAAAAATTAATATATTTTTAAGAACAGATGATTTTTATTTGAAAAAATGGATTGGTTTTAAAAAAAATAAAGATTCTTTTGAGATATTTTGTTATTTAAGAAAAAGTAAGGATCTTTTTGGAGCTAAGCGGGATTGA
- the rnhA gene encoding ribonuclease HI yields the protein MSKLVKIFTDGSCLGNPGSGGYATILRYEIKEKILTSGFFLTTNNRMELMGVIAGLEILKQSCTVEIFTDSQYVKLGVTKWIYQWNKKKWKTTNKKLVKNIDLWLRINNLLKKHFITWFWIKAHAGHIENERCDQIARKSANNPTIQDQFYENIFYNKLMEKL from the coding sequence ATGTCAAAATTAGTCAAAATCTTTACAGATGGTTCTTGTTTAGGAAATCCAGGATCTGGTGGATATGCAACTATATTACGTTATGAAATAAAAGAAAAAATATTAACTTCAGGTTTTTTTTTAACTACTAATAACAGAATGGAACTCATGGGTGTAATCGCAGGATTAGAAATTTTAAAACAATCTTGTACTGTAGAAATTTTTACGGATAGTCAATATGTAAAACTAGGAGTAACAAAATGGATATATCAGTGGAATAAAAAAAAATGGAAAACAACTAATAAAAAATTAGTAAAAAATATAGATTTATGGTTACGTATTAATAATTTATTAAAAAAACATTTTATTACATGGTTTTGGATAAAAGCACATGCTGGTCATATAGAGAATGAACGATGTGATCAAATTGCACGAAAATCTGCAAATAATCCAACAATTCAAGATCAATTTTATGAAAATATTTTCTATAATAAATTAATGGAGAAATTATGA
- the dnaQ gene encoding DNA polymerase III subunit epsilon: protein MINNKKRIIVLDTETTGMNNFGKPFINHRIIEIGAVEIINRRFTGNNFHVYIQPNRLIDSNALKVHGITNDFLSDKPLFKNIAKKFFQYIQDSKLVIHNAPFDVGFINQEFSLLKNKIIDISNFCCIIDTLKISRKLFPGKKNTLDALCNRYKIKNSHRVLHGALLDAFLLGKLYLLMTSGQESMSFYNNIENTKSLESCGKLIINKKKSLKILKANNQELKLHEKYVNYIKNKKLIYKY, encoded by the coding sequence ATGATAAATAATAAAAAAAGAATAATTGTATTAGATACTGAAACTACTGGTATGAATAATTTTGGAAAACCTTTTATTAATCATAGAATTATTGAAATTGGAGCTGTTGAAATTATTAATCGTCGTTTTACAGGCAACAATTTTCATGTATATATTCAACCTAATAGATTAATAGATTCAAATGCTTTAAAAGTACATGGTATTACTAATGATTTTTTATCAGATAAACCGTTGTTTAAAAATATAGCTAAAAAATTTTTTCAATATATTCAAGATTCTAAATTGGTTATTCATAACGCACCATTTGATGTAGGATTTATAAATCAAGAATTTTCTTTATTAAAAAATAAAATAATAGATATATCAAATTTTTGTTGTATTATTGATACTTTAAAAATTTCAAGAAAATTATTTCCTGGTAAAAAAAATACGTTAGATGCGCTTTGTAATCGATATAAAATAAAAAATTCTCATAGAGTTTTACATGGCGCTCTTTTAGATGCTTTTTTATTAGGTAAATTATATCTTTTAATGACTAGTGGTCAAGAATCTATGTCATTTTATAATAACATTGAAAATACGAAAAGTTTAGAATCTTGTGGTAAATTAATTATAAATAAAAAAAAATCTTTAAAAATACTGAAAGCAAATAATCAAGAATTAAAACTTCATGAAAAATATGTTAACTATATAAAAAATAAAAAATTAATTTATAAATATTAA
- the lpcA gene encoding D-sedoheptulose 7-phosphate isomerase: MYKKTICSELNIALNILKEFLENKNQIKSIEKAAILISEAFKNKKKVISCGNGGSNCDAVHFAEELTGLYRKKRPGYPAIPISDVGHISAIGNDFGYDYIFSRYIESIGNSSDILLAISTSGNSNNIINAIKSARKKEMKIIVLTGNDGGKIKKLSDIEICIPYCGYSDRIQEMHIKIIHILILIIEKEMKKNN; this comes from the coding sequence ATGTATAAAAAAACTATTTGTTCTGAATTAAATATAGCCTTAAATATTTTAAAAGAATTTTTAGAAAACAAAAATCAAATAAAAAGTATTGAAAAAGCTGCTATTTTAATTTCAGAAGCATTTAAAAATAAAAAAAAAGTAATTTCCTGTGGAAATGGAGGATCAAATTGCGATGCTGTTCATTTTGCAGAAGAGCTTACTGGTCTTTACAGAAAAAAAAGACCTGGATATCCAGCAATACCTATTTCTGATGTTGGGCATATTTCAGCGATAGGAAATGACTTTGGATATGATTATATTTTTTCACGTTATATTGAAAGTATAGGAAACTCCAGTGATATATTATTAGCAATTTCTACTTCAGGTAATTCTAATAATATTATTAATGCAATAAAATCTGCACGTAAAAAAGAAATGAAAATAATCGTTTTAACAGGAAACGATGGAGGAAAAATTAAAAAATTATCTGATATCGAAATTTGTATACCATATTGTGGTTATTCAGATCGAATACAAGAAATGCATATAAAAATTATTCATATATTAATCTTAATTATTGAAAAAGAAATGAAAAAAAATAATTAA
- the gpt gene encoding xanthine phosphoribosyltransferase, which yields MSEKYIVTWDMLQIYTRKLAKRLLKINSWNAIIAVSRGGLVPASLLARELGIRYVDTICIASYNYDCLQKNRKIIKKTKINSEKIIVVDDLVDTGGTANIIRTLYPQAYFVTIFAKPMGKLLVDDYIIDVDQNIWIEQPWDMSISYIPPLFKNN from the coding sequence ATGAGTGAGAAATATATTGTCACTTGGGATATGCTTCAAATTTATACTAGAAAACTAGCTAAACGATTACTTAAAATCAATTCCTGGAACGCAATCATTGCTGTTAGTAGAGGTGGTTTAGTTCCTGCTTCTTTATTAGCAAGAGAATTAGGTATTCGCTATGTTGATACAATATGTATTGCAAGTTACAATTATGATTGTCTGCAAAAAAATAGAAAAATTATAAAAAAAACGAAAATTAATAGTGAAAAAATAATTGTAGTAGATGATCTTGTTGACACAGGTGGAACTGCAAATATCATTCGAACATTATACCCGCAAGCATATTTTGTAACTATTTTTGCAAAACCAATGGGTAAATTATTAGTAGATGATTATATTATTGATGTTGATCAAAATATATGGATCGAACAACCTTGGGATATGTCAATATCTTATATTCCCCCTCTTTTTAAAAACAATTAA
- a CDS encoding nucleotide exchange factor GrpE: MINKIKPINEKNTVDENIDLINNFKKELEISEEKIKETILNQNKEIFKIQNRLNSEVEKYQQFSIEKLIIEFLPIIDNIERAFNLMQQKKEKVYIKILKNIEYVLSLIKTMLNAFKVSKINDVKVIFDPNIHQAISIRYNNEIESNRVLEVMQSGYTYHSRLLRPAMVVVSTNKVNYS, translated from the coding sequence ATGATAAATAAAATAAAACCAATAAATGAAAAAAATACAGTAGATGAAAATATCGATTTAATTAATAATTTTAAAAAAGAATTAGAAATATCTGAAGAAAAAATAAAAGAAACAATTTTAAATCAAAATAAAGAAATTTTTAAAATACAAAACCGGTTAAATAGCGAAGTTGAGAAATATCAACAGTTTTCTATAGAAAAATTAATTATTGAATTTCTTCCAATTATAGATAATATCGAACGTGCTTTTAATTTAATGCAACAAAAAAAAGAAAAAGTATATATTAAAATTTTAAAAAACATTGAATATGTTTTATCCTTGATAAAAACTATGCTGAATGCATTTAAAGTATCTAAAATAAATGATGTAAAAGTTATATTTGATCCTAATATTCATCAAGCAATATCTATTAGATATAACAATGAGATTGAATCTAATCGAGTACTTGAAGTTATGCAATCTGGTTATACTTATCATTCTCGTTTATTACGTCCCGCAATGGTTGTTGTATCAACAAATAAAGTTAATTATTCCTAG
- a CDS encoding RnfH family protein, with product MEIIQVTVIYALSEVQYIKKVRIKSNSTVKDAILASNLISIEKNIQFYKNNVGIYNKLVHLNRKIKNGDRIEIYRNLIIDPKERRRNKYQSLKKSLKI from the coding sequence ATGGAAATAATTCAAGTAACAGTAATTTATGCTTTATCAGAAGTACAATATATTAAAAAAGTTCGCATTAAATCCAACTCTACTGTAAAAGATGCTATATTAGCATCAAATTTAATTAGTATAGAAAAAAATATTCAATTTTATAAAAATAATGTAGGAATCTATAATAAATTAGTTCATTTAAATAGAAAAATAAAAAATGGAGATCGTATTGAAATTTATAGAAATTTAATAATAGACCCAAAAGAAAGAAGAAGAAATAAGTATCAATCCTTAAAGAAATCGTTAAAAATTTAA